tcctgcttcagcctcctaagtagctgggactataggcatgtgccactaggcccagctaattgttttttcgtttttctgtagagataggggtctcactatgtttcccaggctggtctcaaactcctgggctcaagcaatcctctcatctcagcctcccacagtgctgggattacaggcatgaaccaccacaccggGCCGTGATAAAGTTTAAGTGAATTAATATAGAACTTAGAACAGCACATCTAAATGATATTGTTTATCATGTTATAAATGttagtattaatattattactCTACATCAttgtattacatattatacataaatgAGTTATTAtacctatatatttatgtatatttaaaatacttatgtacatttgttatatttatatagtCTCTCTCATATCTCTGTGTTTGCCTTgaatcaactcttttttttttggagatagagtttcgctcttgttgcccaggctggagtgcaatggcaagatctcggctcaccgcaacctctgcctcctgggttcaagtgattctcctgcctcagcctcctgagtagctaggattacaggcatgcaccaccatgtccggctaattttgtatttttagtagagatgaggtttctccatgttggccaggctggtcttcaactcctgacctcaggtgatccgcctgcctcagcctccaaaagtgctgggcttacaggcgtgagccaccacacccggcctgaatcAAAGGTCtattgtacttttatttatttatttattttggagacagagtcttgctctgtcacccagactagagtgcaatggcgcaatttcagctcactgcaacctctgccttcaagccattctcttgcctcagccacttgagtagctggaattacaggcatgtaccaccacgcctggctaatttttagtagagacaatattttgagtgttttttagcagagacagagttttgctatgctggccaggctggtctcaaactcctggcctcaagtgatctgcccgcctcagcctcccaaagtgctaggattacaggcatgagccaccgcacctggccttattttctgTTAATTGTTCTTTTTGTCAgtcttatcttttctttcctttttagatGGGGACATTGGTTTTGGACCTTTACAACAGAGGATGTCTGAAGAAGTTTCTTTCCAGTCTGAGATTAATATTAATCTCTTCACAAGAGATGACCCATATTCCATTTTAGAAGAATTGTGGAAAGACGATGAACACAcaagaaaatgtggagaaaaccAGAACAAACCTTTAAGTCATGTTGTCTTCATTAACAAGAAAACACTAGCTAATGACAGCATCTTTGAATATAAGGACATTGGGGAAATAGTTCATGTAAACACACACCTGGTTTCCTCAAGAAAAAGACCCCATAACTGTAACTCGTGTGGAAAGAATTTGGAGCCTATCATAACCTTAtataatagaaacaatgcaaCAGAAAATTCTGATAAGACTATTGGAGATGGTGATATTTTCACTCATTTGAATTCTCATACAGAAGTGACTGCTTGTGAATGTAACCAATGTGGGAAACCTCTGCATCATAAGCAAGCTCTCATTCAACAACAGAAAATTCATACTAGAGAGAGCCTCTATTTGTTTTCTGACTATGTAAATGTTTTCTCCCCGAAGTCACATGCCTTTGCACATGAGAGTATTTGTGCTGAAGAAAAGCAGCATGAATGCCATGAATGTGAGGCAGTCTTCACTCAGAAGTCCCAGCTTGATGGCAGTCAGAGGGTTTATGCAGGAATATGCACTGAATATGAGAAGGATTTTTCCCTCAAGTCAAACCGTCAGAAAACTCCTTATGAGGGGAATTACTATAAATGCAGTGACTATGGAAGAGCCTTTATCCAGAAGTCAGATCTGTTCAGATGCCAGAGAATTCATTCTGGAGGAAAACCTTATGAGTACAGTGAATGTGAGAAAAACCTCCCTCAGAATTCAAACcttaatatacataaaaaaatTCATACTGGAGGGAAACACTTTGAATGTACTGAATGTGGAAAAGCTTTCACAAGGAAATCAACACTAAGTATGCATCAGAAAATCCATACAGGAGAAAAACCCTATGTATGTACtgaatgtgggaaggcctttaTCCGGAAGTCACATTTTATCACACATgaaagaattcatactggagaaaaaccctatgaatgcAGTGACTGTGGGAAATCCTTTATTAAAAAATCACAACTCCATGTGCATCAGCGAATTCACACAGGAGAGAATCCCTTTATATGTTCAGAATGTGGGAAG
This genomic window from Pan paniscus chromosome 11, NHGRI_mPanPan1-v2.0_pri, whole genome shotgun sequence contains:
- the ZNF484 gene encoding zinc finger protein 484 isoform X4, whose amino-acid sequence is MSEEVSFQSEININLFTRDDPYSILEELWKDDEHTRKCGENQNKPLSHVVFINKKTLANDSIFEYKDIGEIVHVNTHLVSSRKRPHNCNSCGKNLEPIITLYNRNNATENSDKTIGDGDIFTHLNSHTEVTACECNQCGKPLHHKQALIQQQKIHTRESLYLFSDYVNVFSPKSHAFAHESICAEEKQHECHECEAVFTQKSQLDGSQRVYAGICTEYEKDFSLKSNRQKTPYEGNYYKCSDYGRAFIQKSDLFRCQRIHSGGKPYEYSECEKNLPQNSNLNIHKKIHTGGKHFECTECGKAFTRKSTLSMHQKIHTGEKPYVCTECGKAFIRKSHFITHERIHTGEKPYECSDCGKSFIKKSQLHVHQRIHTGENPFICSECGKVFTHKTNLIIHQKIHTGERPYICTVCGKAFTDRSNLIKHQKIHTGEKPYKCSDCGKSFTWKSRLRIHQKCHTGERHYECSECGKAFIQKSTLSMHQRIHRGEKPYVCTECGKAFFHKSHFITHERIHTGEKPYECSICGKSFTKKSQLHVHQQIHTGEKPYRCAECGKAFTDRSNLFTHQKIHTGEKPYKCSDCGKAFTRKSGLHIHQQSHTGERHYECSECGKAFARKSTLIMHQRIHTGEKPYICNECGKSFIQKSHLNRHRRIHTGEKPYECSDCGKSFIKKSQLHEHHRIHTGEKPYICAECGKAFTIRSNLIKHQKIHTKQKPYKCSDLGKALNWKPQLSMPQKSDTGEVECSMPQLWCGDSEGDQGQLSSI